One part of the Saprospiraceae bacterium genome encodes these proteins:
- a CDS encoding ABC transporter permease, translating into MVTNYLKIAWRNLVKYKGYTFINLSGLAVGMACCILIYLWISDEYNIDKFHKSGEQLYSVLEKQYHDGRIDVVSSSPGLLADELKKVFPEVEMACSVDWINVRTFQAGEKIIKMPGIYAGSDFFKMFSYPIIRGYTETALQGPLDICISRKMAKQLFESEEGAVGKTLRFQNSKDLKIAAVFDDITNNATHQFDFVINWDFFLKENGGANDWENNFASAYIKIRPDASAQKTEAKLERFLDGYNKDQNDAFYIRLFLQKYTDAYLYSYFENGQQAGGRIEYVRLFGWAGLFILIIACINFMNLATARSTKRAKEVGLRKVIGANSKSLIYQFIGESFLISLIAFLIALTMVSLLLPYFNQLTQKQMVMPFGQPIFIVVLLGILILTAVFSGIYPAFYLASFNPIAILKGHPGLPGKEGVLRKGLVVFQFVLTIVFLVGTVVVYRQLDYIQHKSLGYDKENLLNLRIEGELVKKFNLFKDRAETLKGIKSISAISERPTKIGNTTGGIHWPGKDESVNIQFVWASVSYDLIRTMDLQLLQGNDFSKELSTDSVGYLVNETALKRIGYQDAIGKSLSMWGRSGKIIGVVKDFHYNSLHQIIEPFIIRLVPVMSYGKVLVRTEKGETKTALAGLGRLYKELNPAFPFEYEFADEAYSKSYRSEEVISSLANIFAGLTIFISCLGLFGLAAFTADQRIKEIGIRKVLGANTFNIIRLMSGDFIKLLIIALIISFPLAWWGMNKWLEAYPYKIVIGPGIFAFAGITILTITILTVSFQSIKAAMANPMKSLRTE; encoded by the coding sequence ATGGTTACCAACTATTTGAAAATAGCCTGGAGGAATCTCGTCAAATATAAAGGGTACACTTTTATCAATTTAAGTGGGCTAGCGGTAGGGATGGCTTGTTGTATCCTGATTTATTTATGGATCAGTGATGAGTATAATATCGACAAATTTCACAAGTCCGGTGAACAATTGTATTCTGTACTCGAAAAACAATATCACGATGGAAGGATCGATGTGGTTTCATCCTCTCCTGGTTTGCTGGCGGATGAACTGAAAAAGGTGTTTCCCGAAGTTGAAATGGCTTGCTCGGTTGATTGGATTAATGTGCGCACATTTCAAGCAGGAGAAAAGATTATTAAAATGCCGGGCATCTATGCCGGTTCTGATTTTTTTAAAATGTTTTCATATCCCATCATTCGTGGATATACTGAGACAGCTCTGCAAGGGCCGCTCGATATTTGTATCTCCCGAAAAATGGCTAAACAATTATTTGAATCTGAAGAAGGAGCAGTGGGTAAGACTCTAAGATTTCAAAATAGCAAAGACCTTAAGATAGCTGCAGTATTTGATGATATCACCAATAACGCGACTCATCAATTTGATTTTGTGATCAATTGGGATTTCTTTTTGAAAGAAAATGGAGGGGCCAATGACTGGGAAAATAATTTTGCCAGCGCTTACATAAAAATCAGGCCAGATGCCAGTGCTCAAAAAACAGAAGCAAAGCTTGAACGATTTCTAGATGGATATAATAAAGACCAAAACGATGCTTTTTACATCAGGCTATTTCTTCAAAAATACACGGATGCATATTTATACAGCTATTTTGAAAATGGACAACAAGCTGGTGGTCGAATAGAATATGTTCGTTTATTTGGTTGGGCAGGATTATTTATTTTAATTATTGCTTGTATAAATTTTATGAATTTAGCTACTGCCCGATCTACCAAAAGAGCAAAGGAGGTAGGGTTGAGAAAAGTAATTGGAGCTAATTCAAAATCATTGATCTACCAATTTATCGGTGAATCATTCTTGATATCCTTGATTGCCTTCTTGATTGCTTTGACTATGGTGAGTTTGCTATTACCTTATTTTAACCAGCTTACACAGAAACAGATGGTAATGCCATTCGGACAGCCAATTTTTATTGTTGTATTGCTTGGCATTTTGATTCTAACAGCTGTGTTTTCAGGAATTTATCCGGCATTCTATTTAGCTTCCTTTAACCCTATTGCAATACTTAAAGGCCATCCGGGCCTCCCTGGCAAGGAGGGTGTCCTGAGAAAGGGGTTAGTTGTATTCCAGTTTGTATTGACTATTGTATTCCTGGTTGGAACAGTGGTAGTGTACAGACAATTGGATTATATTCAGCATAAGTCTTTAGGATATGATAAAGAAAACCTTTTAAACTTAAGAATAGAAGGAGAGCTTGTTAAAAAATTCAATCTATTTAAAGACCGGGCTGAAACGCTTAAAGGAATAAAATCCATATCAGCCATTTCGGAAAGACCGACCAAAATCGGAAATACTACAGGCGGTATTCATTGGCCGGGCAAGGATGAATCAGTCAACATCCAATTTGTTTGGGCATCTGTGAGTTATGATTTAATCCGGACGATGGATTTACAGCTACTGCAGGGCAATGATTTCTCAAAGGAATTGTCAACTGATTCGGTAGGTTATTTAGTGAATGAGACTGCATTGAAGCGGATCGGGTATCAGGATGCTATAGGTAAGTCATTGAGTATGTGGGGAAGATCGGGCAAAATTATAGGTGTTGTTAAAGATTTTCATTATAATTCTTTGCATCAGATCATCGAACCTTTTATCATAAGATTAGTCCCCGTGATGAGTTATGGCAAAGTCCTGGTAAGAACAGAAAAAGGTGAGACTAAAACTGCCCTGGCAGGATTAGGCAGGCTTTACAAAGAGCTAAATCCTGCATTTCCATTTGAATATGAATTTGCTGATGAAGCATATTCTAAATCGTACCGCTCTGAAGAGGTCATCAGTTCTTTGGCAAATATTTTTGCCGGTTTGACCATTTTTATTTCATGTTTAGGTCTTTTTGGACTTGCGGCATTTACGGCTGACCAGAGAATCAAAGAAATAGGTATTAGAAAGGTGCTTGGAGCCAATACTTTTAATATTATTCGATTGATGTCCGGCGATTTTATAAAATTATTAATTATAGCTTTGATTATTTCTTTTCCTTTAGCTTGGTGGGGTATGAATAAATGGCTTGAAGCTTATCCTTATAAAATAGTCATTGGCCCGGGCATTTTTGCTTTCGCGGGTATCACTATTTTGACCATTACCATATTAACCGTTAGTTTTCAGTCGATAAAAGCCGCTATGGCAAACCCTATGAAATCGTTACGAACTGAATAG
- a CDS encoding T9SS type A sorting domain-containing protein: MTWSQNDTALVFGELGKDINRPWKMIQLPGGNLLWAGEWNDNGIVMKLSPTGAEIKRLILSYTPGATLKIKDMVLDKDNTLIAAGECTKCVTTDSLARITLFRIDTGLGSVLQRSLLHGKTQSAPLIYNPTIARNDRALILQATQGAEGMDLEDIFLAAIDDQLDTLWTKSINSCEDCAFEYPYRLIATNNGFTSFAFHNFTDSATIFHFDDKGDIQWRQRTYTWNGVAGGSIAAANDKIFIGVGVRGLPQDPFFYVATILTYDEKNGTPLNATSLNDPFTDRAITSLEFAPNGNLIVGYRRLIGSFNGSLLTSQILRLDILSNDPKFIDSKTIPNPNDNISMGIIHAVALNEDGSRIAAIGLHGSNRTFFYTNPEVTVATRDISIPARFVITPNPVLEYHDFRINLSDDLSSIKNVHILIYNFNGQLIRRIHPPYGQTPLSVQGLPRGMYTIVVRSDHGSMANKLLVM, translated from the coding sequence ATGACCTGGTCCCAAAACGATACTGCCCTGGTCTTTGGAGAACTTGGGAAAGACATCAATAGACCCTGGAAAATGATCCAACTGCCTGGTGGCAATCTATTGTGGGCCGGTGAATGGAATGACAATGGCATCGTCATGAAGCTATCTCCTACCGGTGCAGAAATAAAAAGATTAATCCTGTCCTACACACCTGGTGCTACATTGAAGATTAAGGATATGGTCCTTGATAAAGACAACACCCTCATCGCTGCCGGAGAATGTACTAAATGTGTCACCACTGATAGTCTGGCCAGGATCACACTGTTTCGCATAGATACCGGATTAGGCTCCGTACTTCAACGATCTTTGCTTCACGGCAAGACTCAGTCTGCGCCCTTGATCTACAACCCGACTATTGCCAGGAATGACCGGGCCCTTATACTGCAAGCCACACAAGGAGCAGAAGGTATGGACTTAGAAGACATCTTTCTAGCCGCCATCGATGATCAATTGGATACCCTATGGACCAAGTCTATTAATTCATGTGAAGATTGTGCTTTTGAATATCCTTATCGACTGATCGCTACAAACAATGGCTTCACCTCTTTTGCTTTTCACAATTTTACTGACTCTGCGACTATCTTTCATTTTGATGACAAGGGTGATATACAATGGCGCCAGCGGACATATACCTGGAATGGGGTGGCAGGTGGTTCGATCGCAGCAGCCAATGACAAAATTTTCATTGGGGTCGGTGTAAGAGGCTTACCTCAGGACCCGTTTTTCTATGTAGCCACCATTCTCACCTATGATGAAAAAAATGGTACTCCTTTGAACGCAACTTCGTTGAATGATCCCTTTACCGACAGAGCGATCACCAGTCTTGAATTTGCACCCAATGGAAATCTGATCGTAGGATACCGAAGATTGATCGGCTCCTTCAATGGATCCTTATTGACCTCACAGATACTCCGGCTGGATATATTGAGCAACGACCCTAAGTTTATCGATTCCAAAACAATACCTAACCCCAATGACAATATCAGTATGGGCATCATCCACGCGGTAGCGCTCAATGAAGACGGGTCGAGAATAGCAGCTATCGGTCTGCATGGATCAAACAGAACCTTTTTTTACACCAACCCGGAAGTGACCGTTGCTACCCGGGATATTTCTATACCAGCCAGATTTGTGATCACGCCCAATCCAGTTTTAGAATACCATGACTTTCGTATTAATTTGTCAGATGATTTGTCTTCAATTAAAAATGTTCATATTCTGATATACAACTTTAACGGTCAGCTAATCCGGCGTATACATCCCCCATATGGTCAGACTCCTCTTAGTGTGCAGGGACTGCCGCGAGGCATGTATACCATTGTGGTAAGAAGCGATCATGGTTCAATGGCCAATAAACTTTTAGTGATGTAG
- a CDS encoding Gfo/Idh/MocA family oxidoreductase, whose translation MNNQHNLLNLSRRTFVKNMSLGALSIPLSTMTDHSLYEDKKLGVALVGLGRYALKLAEGIELSKYCKLTGIVTGTPAKAAEWSKKYNLPATSVYNYETFDRIADNKNIDVIYIVLPNGMHKEYALRAAKAGKHVIVEKPMAINAAESLEIIHACKKEGVKLAVGYRLHYEPYNMEMMRLGQKKIYGKVRLVESELGYNMTTMDPGDWHFNKKLSGGGSLQNLGVYCVQAARYILGEEPTAVTAYFGPNSKPELFKEVEESVHWTLEFASGALGHSTCSSAYPLDRLFASAEQNTFELNPAISYGPFRGWTRDGEFKFPVTHMQQVQMDEMAKVLLAGKDFPEHISGWEGYKDAKVIDAIYQSAQTGTRVLIK comes from the coding sequence ATGAATAATCAACATAATTTATTAAATCTGTCCCGACGCACTTTTGTAAAGAACATGTCACTGGGTGCTTTGTCGATCCCATTAAGCACGATGACCGATCACTCTTTGTATGAGGATAAAAAGCTGGGCGTAGCCCTCGTAGGTTTAGGCCGGTACGCATTGAAACTGGCAGAGGGAATAGAGCTTTCTAAATATTGTAAATTGACCGGTATTGTCACAGGTACTCCCGCCAAAGCTGCGGAATGGAGTAAAAAATATAATCTCCCTGCAACCAGTGTCTACAATTATGAAACTTTTGATCGCATCGCAGATAATAAAAATATCGATGTGATCTACATCGTCTTGCCTAATGGGATGCATAAAGAGTATGCGCTGCGTGCAGCCAAAGCCGGAAAACATGTCATCGTTGAAAAGCCGATGGCCATCAATGCTGCGGAGAGCCTGGAGATCATTCATGCCTGCAAAAAGGAAGGAGTGAAACTTGCTGTGGGGTATCGCCTCCACTATGAACCTTATAATATGGAGATGATGAGACTGGGACAGAAAAAAATTTATGGTAAGGTACGATTGGTAGAGTCTGAGCTCGGTTATAATATGACCACCATGGATCCAGGTGACTGGCATTTCAATAAAAAGCTTTCAGGAGGAGGCTCACTGCAAAACCTGGGTGTATATTGTGTGCAGGCAGCCAGGTATATCCTTGGGGAAGAGCCTACTGCAGTCACTGCTTATTTTGGACCTAATTCAAAGCCAGAATTATTTAAAGAAGTCGAAGAGTCAGTGCACTGGACCCTGGAGTTTGCCAGTGGGGCCTTAGGACATTCGACCTGTAGTTCTGCCTACCCCCTGGATAGACTTTTTGCATCAGCCGAGCAAAATACGTTTGAACTCAACCCGGCCATCAGCTATGGACCATTTCGAGGATGGACCCGGGATGGAGAGTTTAAATTTCCTGTGACACATATGCAGCAGGTACAGATGGATGAGATGGCCAAAGTATTGCTGGCCGGAAAAGATTTTCCAGAGCATATCAGCGGTTGGGAAGGATATAAAGATGCCAAAGTGATCGATGCGATCTACCAATCTGCACAAACCGGAACGAGGGTGCTCATCAAATAA
- a CDS encoding ABC transporter permease, whose translation MLKNFFYIAFRNLFKNKAFSLINISGLAIGMAAAALIFLVIDYQKSYDQFHLNRSRIYEAWNKAPISGKLHAWNTTPMPLARAMEKDLPEVENTARVDWGSNYLFSIGDMRLKAKGNIVDSTFLKIFTFPMIQGDERTALNGIYDLVVTASFAKKLFDTEDVMGKIVKIDNQDNFTITGVLKDLPPNSRFNFEYLIPWAYKAAKDQWGGNWGSNNTRTYALLKENASIEAANEKMKSMKPLYDKEADPSWQMFLYPLDRWRLYSKFTNGIEDGGMIDSLKIFGIIAIFLLLIACINFMNLSTARSEKRAKEVGIRKVVGAQRGSLIGHFVGESILLSFIAGIFALVILYVVIPPFNQLIEEKLSLNIGDPQFWLKGLGFILFTGIIAGSYPAFFMSSFNPSKVLKGTFKAANALITPRKLLVVLQFTFAIILIICTSIVKQQLDHAKDRESGYDREKLVYTRMEGEVGKNYDLIRNELLQNQVASSVTKTSAPITQGWSDSWGYKWEGSTPEDEKIDFDQFTADQDIVKTTGMILIEGRDINLRDFATDSSAMLINESALKIMKLKNPIGQLITDGDNNKYHVIGVIKDFILESPFQPTRPMLISGTSASWFNVIHYKLNASNPVADNLKKAEIIFKKYNPEYPFEYQFVDEEYSLKFKTEQKMGSMASLFAGLTIFISCLGLFGLATYMAENRIKEIGVRKVLGASVAGITALLSKDFLKLVMYSFIVACPVAWWLMRQWLAQYPYRVDIHWTVFLIAGLMSILISVLSVSYQSIKAAIANPAKSLRTE comes from the coding sequence ATGCTCAAAAATTTCTTCTACATCGCCTTCCGCAATCTTTTTAAAAACAAGGCTTTTTCATTGATCAATATTTCCGGCCTGGCTATAGGTATGGCCGCCGCTGCGTTGATTTTTTTAGTGATTGATTATCAAAAAAGCTATGATCAGTTTCACCTTAACAGGAGTAGGATCTATGAAGCATGGAACAAAGCTCCGATCAGTGGTAAACTACATGCATGGAACACCACCCCGATGCCACTAGCCAGGGCGATGGAAAAGGATCTGCCTGAAGTAGAGAATACAGCAAGGGTAGACTGGGGATCCAATTATTTATTTTCGATTGGAGATATGAGATTAAAAGCGAAAGGCAATATCGTAGATAGTACTTTTTTAAAAATATTTACTTTCCCGATGATTCAAGGCGATGAAAGGACAGCACTTAATGGGATCTATGATTTGGTGGTGACCGCATCTTTTGCAAAGAAACTATTCGACACTGAAGATGTCATGGGTAAAATAGTCAAAATCGACAACCAGGACAATTTCACTATCACTGGAGTATTGAAAGACCTGCCGCCCAATTCCCGTTTCAATTTTGAATACCTGATACCATGGGCATACAAAGCTGCCAAAGATCAATGGGGCGGTAATTGGGGTAGTAACAATACTCGCACCTATGCATTACTTAAAGAAAACGCATCCATCGAAGCTGCCAATGAAAAAATGAAATCGATGAAGCCATTGTATGACAAGGAAGCAGATCCATCCTGGCAGATGTTTCTATATCCTTTAGATCGATGGCGGCTGTACTCCAAATTCACAAACGGCATAGAAGATGGAGGAATGATCGATTCGTTGAAAATATTTGGCATCATCGCTATTTTTTTACTTTTAATAGCCTGCATCAATTTTATGAACCTGAGCACAGCCCGAAGTGAGAAGCGGGCAAAGGAGGTTGGCATTCGTAAAGTGGTCGGTGCGCAAAGAGGATCATTGATCGGACACTTTGTTGGTGAGTCTATTTTGCTTTCATTTATTGCTGGCATATTTGCCTTGGTGATCCTATATGTTGTGATTCCTCCATTCAACCAACTGATCGAAGAAAAGCTATCTTTAAATATAGGTGATCCGCAATTTTGGCTCAAGGGGCTTGGCTTTATTTTGTTCACGGGGATTATCGCCGGATCATATCCTGCCTTTTTTATGTCTTCATTTAATCCTTCAAAAGTGTTGAAGGGCACTTTTAAAGCAGCCAATGCCCTGATCACACCTAGAAAGTTATTGGTAGTGCTACAGTTCACGTTCGCTATCATATTGATCATTTGCACCAGCATTGTAAAACAACAACTGGACCACGCCAAAGACAGAGAGAGTGGGTATGATCGTGAGAAACTCGTATATACCCGTATGGAGGGGGAGGTAGGAAAAAACTATGACCTCATCCGCAATGAATTGCTTCAGAATCAAGTGGCTTCCTCAGTCACAAAGACCAGCGCACCGATCACGCAGGGTTGGTCAGACAGTTGGGGCTATAAATGGGAAGGCAGTACTCCGGAAGATGAGAAAATAGATTTTGATCAGTTTACTGCAGATCAGGACATCGTCAAGACTACTGGCATGATCCTGATAGAAGGTCGCGATATTAATCTAAGGGATTTTGCAACTGACTCATCCGCTATGCTGATCAACGAAAGTGCGCTTAAGATTATGAAATTGAAAAATCCAATTGGACAATTAATCACAGATGGAGATAATAATAAATACCACGTGATAGGCGTCATTAAAGATTTTATCCTGGAATCACCCTTTCAACCGACTCGGCCAATGCTTATCAGTGGTACTTCTGCCAGTTGGTTCAATGTCATCCACTACAAATTAAACGCATCAAATCCTGTAGCAGACAATCTAAAAAAGGCAGAAATAATTTTTAAAAAATATAACCCGGAATATCCCTTTGAATACCAATTCGTAGATGAGGAATATAGTCTTAAATTTAAAACGGAACAAAAGATGGGGTCCATGGCTTCCTTATTCGCCGGTCTCACCATCTTTATATCCTGCCTCGGATTGTTTGGTCTGGCCACATACATGGCTGAAAACAGGATAAAAGAAATAGGTGTACGAAAAGTGCTGGGAGCTTCGGTAGCAGGCATTACTGCCTTGTTGTCAAAGGATTTTCTGAAATTGGTGATGTATTCATTTATAGTGGCTTGTCCGGTGGCATGGTGGCTGATGCGTCAATGGCTGGCCCAATACCCTTATCGTGTGGATATTCATTGGACTGTGTTTTTAATCGCTGGCCTGATGAGTATTTTGATTTCCGTACTATCTGTGAGTTATCAATCTATTAAAGCGGCTATTGCCAATCCTGCAAAATCTTTAAGAACGGAGTGA
- a CDS encoding glycoside hydrolase family 16 protein: MRSTNLHKPERGCSSNKPVKQIKKKKKSNPSRSASFVINLFFVLKYISVLLLLFVFGHIFGQGSLAEAGLDTFKGMNLVWQDEFNQPGPPDPTIWRHEQGFKRNNELQWYQPENASCHDGILIIEAKRVVRPNPTFVEDSKDWQTSRRDISFTSSSIQTRGAQAWLYGTFVVRARIDTLVGSWPAIWTLGTEGRWPSNGEIDIMEFYRVKTVPTILANFAWGTEKVNVAKWDDAKIPLTHFTDKYPNWVNQYHIWRMDWDENQVSVYLDDELINEITLNKSINPDGTNPFKQPHYLLLNLAIGGNNGGAPGIETHSIKFEVDYVRVYQKK, encoded by the coding sequence ATGCGATCTACCAATCTGCACAAACCGGAACGAGGGTGCTCATCAAATAAGCCCGTAAAGCAAATTAAAAAGAAAAAAAAGTCCAATCCATCTAGATCTGCTTCATTCGTTATTAATTTATTTTTTGTGTTGAAATATATTTCTGTCCTGTTATTGCTTTTTGTCTTTGGTCATATTTTTGGCCAGGGTTCACTTGCGGAGGCAGGGTTGGACACTTTCAAAGGAATGAACCTGGTCTGGCAGGACGAATTTAATCAGCCCGGGCCGCCGGATCCAACTATTTGGAGGCACGAGCAGGGATTTAAACGCAATAATGAATTGCAGTGGTATCAACCTGAGAATGCTAGTTGTCATGATGGTATACTGATTATTGAAGCAAAAAGGGTAGTGCGTCCCAACCCTACTTTTGTTGAAGACAGCAAAGATTGGCAGACAAGCCGGAGAGACATCAGCTTTACCTCCTCAAGCATTCAGACCAGGGGAGCTCAAGCATGGCTCTACGGGACCTTCGTGGTTCGTGCTCGCATAGATACCCTGGTAGGATCCTGGCCTGCCATTTGGACCCTGGGAACAGAAGGCCGATGGCCCTCGAATGGCGAGATAGATATCATGGAATTTTATAGAGTCAAAACCGTGCCTACCATTTTGGCCAATTTTGCCTGGGGTACAGAGAAAGTAAACGTTGCGAAATGGGATGATGCAAAAATACCACTCACTCACTTTACAGATAAATATCCCAACTGGGTGAATCAATATCATATCTGGAGAATGGATTGGGATGAAAACCAGGTTAGCGTATACCTGGATGATGAATTGATCAATGAAATAACCTTAAATAAAAGCATCAATCCTGATGGTACCAATCCATTTAAGCAACCTCATTACCTGCTACTCAACCTGGCGATAGGCGGCAATAACGGAGGTGCTCCAGGTATAGAAACTCATTCGATTAAATTTGAAGTAGACTATGTGCGGGTATATCAGAAAAAATAA
- a CDS encoding GNAT family N-acetyltransferase, which produces MELIPILATIEGNKHFADHPDCQDSLYFTIDFYKKVGYNPPWIGYYAVDEEGQIVAMAAFKGKPLNNQIEIAYGTIERFQQKGIGTQVCRLLVNKALETDPSVLITARTLPEKNFSTRILEKNNFHFKGIVDDPEDGEVWEWVYSK; this is translated from the coding sequence ATGGAGCTAATCCCTATCCTGGCGACTATAGAGGGAAACAAACACTTTGCAGATCACCCGGATTGTCAGGACAGTCTTTATTTTACGATCGATTTTTACAAAAAGGTGGGCTATAATCCACCATGGATTGGTTATTATGCAGTGGATGAGGAGGGCCAAATAGTAGCTATGGCTGCATTTAAAGGAAAGCCTCTCAATAATCAAATAGAGATAGCATATGGCACCATAGAAAGGTTTCAACAAAAAGGCATCGGAACCCAGGTATGTCGGCTTTTGGTGAATAAAGCGCTGGAGACTGATCCATCAGTTTTGATCACAGCCCGCACACTTCCTGAAAAAAACTTTTCGACCCGAATATTAGAAAAAAATAATTTTCATTTTAAAGGAATAGTGGACGATCCCGAAGATGGGGAGGTTTGGGAGTGGGTATACTCTAAGTAG